Proteins co-encoded in one Streptomyces sp. NBC_00557 genomic window:
- the gap gene encoding type I glyceraldehyde-3-phosphate dehydrogenase, whose translation MTVRIGINGFGRIGRNVFRAAAARSSELEIVAVNDLGDVPTMAHLLAYDSILGRFPEEVTAESGAIRVGDRTLKVLAERDPGALPWGDLGVDIVIESTGIFTDAAKARSHVEGGAKKVIIAAPASGEDITLVMGVNDGDYDPDRHTIISNASCTTNCLAVLAKVLHDAVGIDTGMMTTVHAYTQDQNLQDAPHKDLRRARAAGLNIVPTSSGAAKAIGLVLPELAGRLDAFALRVPVPTGSVTDLTVTTRRGTTVDEVKEAYAAAASGPYKGLLSYVDAPLVSTDIVGDPASCVFDAGLTRVSGPQVKVVGWYDNEWGYSNRLIDLALLVGSSL comes from the coding sequence ATGACTGTGCGAATCGGCATCAACGGCTTCGGGCGTATCGGTCGCAACGTCTTCCGTGCGGCGGCCGCGCGGTCTTCGGAGCTGGAGATCGTCGCCGTCAACGACCTGGGCGATGTGCCCACGATGGCCCACCTGCTCGCTTACGACTCGATTCTGGGGCGCTTCCCCGAGGAGGTCACCGCCGAGTCGGGCGCGATCCGCGTGGGTGACCGGACGCTCAAGGTCCTCGCCGAGCGCGACCCCGGCGCCCTGCCGTGGGGTGACCTGGGAGTGGACATCGTGATCGAGTCCACCGGTATCTTCACCGACGCCGCGAAGGCGCGCTCCCACGTCGAGGGCGGGGCGAAGAAGGTGATCATCGCCGCTCCGGCCAGCGGCGAGGACATCACGCTGGTGATGGGCGTCAACGACGGTGACTACGACCCCGACCGCCACACCATCATCTCCAACGCCTCCTGCACCACCAACTGTCTCGCCGTCCTGGCCAAGGTGCTGCACGACGCCGTCGGCATCGACACCGGCATGATGACCACGGTCCACGCCTACACCCAGGACCAGAACCTGCAGGACGCCCCGCACAAGGATCTGCGCCGGGCCCGGGCCGCGGGCCTGAACATCGTGCCGACCTCCAGTGGCGCCGCCAAGGCCATCGGGCTCGTCCTGCCGGAACTCGCCGGCCGGCTGGACGCCTTCGCCCTGCGGGTGCCCGTGCCCACCGGCTCGGTCACCGACCTGACGGTCACCACCCGCCGCGGCACCACCGTGGACGAGGTGAAGGAGGCGTACGCGGCGGCGGCCTCGGGGCCGTACAAGGGCTTGCTGTCGTACGTGGACGCGCCGCTGGTCAGCACCGACATCGTGGGCGATCCGGCCTCCTGCGTCTTCGACGCCGGGCTCACCCGGGTGTCCGGCCCGCAGGTCAAGGTCGTCGGCTGGTACGACAACGAGTGGGGCTACTCGAACCGTCTCATCGACCTGGCACTGCTCGTCGGGTCCTCTCTGTAG
- a CDS encoding MFS transporter: MTKSEGIRPLKGPTTTPQSPAGTQPAAAGLTGIALVVVLTGYALSIVDASIVNVALTSISDDLHGGPAALELVVSGYGLTYALGLVLGGRLGDAFGRRRLYACGLAAFTLTSALCGAAPTIEFLVAARLLQGAAAAMLVPQVLATIQAATAGQARARAIGLYGATAALGMVVGQILGGLLVSLDVAGMGWRSVFAINVPIGVAALLAVRRVPATRAGARPGFDPVGTVLFGVTMVCVLAVVVAGPDLGWPLWLWALLVAAAVGAVALARTERALEARGGSPLLSPSVLSHPGMRRGLAAVVPFSAGFGAFLFVYALVAQGHFGFDGLASGAVLSPFAVAFFVVTLFTPRIAAALGGRIVTLGALVQGTGVLLLALVVRLGWPHPSLVLVCVGIAFFGVGAALTGPTLFRMILADVPSAQAGMGSGVLVTSQQMATALGATVGGTLYVSVAGALSTVSAAVCVLALLACFSVTVLVISLKLPDPG; encoded by the coding sequence ATGACGAAAAGCGAGGGCATCCGCCCTCTGAAGGGACCCACGACGACACCGCAGTCCCCGGCCGGTACGCAACCGGCCGCCGCGGGGCTCACCGGCATCGCCCTCGTGGTGGTGCTCACCGGATACGCCCTGTCCATCGTGGACGCCTCCATCGTCAATGTGGCGCTGACCTCGATCAGTGACGACCTCCACGGCGGTCCCGCCGCGCTGGAGCTGGTGGTGTCCGGCTACGGCCTCACCTACGCCCTCGGCCTGGTGCTGGGCGGACGGCTGGGCGACGCCTTCGGCAGGCGGCGCCTGTACGCCTGCGGGCTGGCGGCTTTCACCCTCACCTCGGCGCTGTGCGGGGCCGCCCCGACCATCGAGTTCCTCGTCGCGGCCCGGCTGCTGCAGGGGGCCGCCGCCGCCATGCTCGTACCGCAGGTGCTGGCGACGATCCAGGCGGCCACGGCGGGCCAGGCGCGCGCCCGTGCGATCGGCCTGTACGGCGCGACCGCGGCCCTCGGCATGGTCGTCGGGCAGATCCTGGGCGGGCTGCTGGTCTCGCTGGACGTCGCCGGGATGGGCTGGCGGTCGGTCTTCGCGATCAACGTGCCGATCGGGGTGGCCGCGCTGCTGGCCGTCCGCCGCGTCCCCGCGACCAGGGCCGGCGCCAGGCCGGGCTTCGACCCGGTGGGCACCGTGCTGTTCGGGGTCACCATGGTGTGTGTCCTGGCCGTGGTCGTGGCGGGCCCCGACCTGGGCTGGCCGCTGTGGCTGTGGGCGCTGCTCGTGGCCGCCGCGGTGGGCGCGGTGGCGCTGGCACGGACCGAACGCGCGCTGGAGGCGCGGGGCGGCTCACCGCTGCTGTCCCCGTCGGTGCTGTCGCATCCCGGGATGCGCAGGGGGCTGGCGGCGGTGGTGCCGTTCTCGGCCGGCTTCGGCGCCTTCCTGTTCGTCTACGCGCTGGTCGCGCAGGGCCACTTCGGGTTCGACGGGCTCGCCTCCGGTGCGGTGCTCTCGCCGTTCGCCGTGGCGTTCTTCGTGGTGACGCTGTTCACCCCGAGGATCGCGGCGGCCCTGGGCGGCCGGATCGTCACCCTGGGCGCCCTGGTGCAGGGCACGGGCGTGCTGCTGCTGGCGCTGGTGGTCCGGCTGGGCTGGCCGCATCCTTCCCTGGTGCTCGTGTGCGTCGGGATCGCCTTCTTCGGCGTGGGCGCGGCGCTGACCGGCCCGACGCTGTTCCGGATGATCCTCGCCGACGTGCCCTCCGCGCAGGCCGGCATGGGCAGCGGTGTGCTGGTGACCAGCCAGCAGATGGCGACCGCGCTGGGCGCGACCGTCGGCGGAACCCTCTACGTCTCCGTGGCCGGCGCCCTGTCGACGGTGTCGGCGGCCGTGTGCGTGCTCGCCCTGCTGGCGTGTTTCTCGGTGACCGTGCTCGTGATCAGCCTGAAGCTCCCCGACCCCGGCTGA
- a CDS encoding polyprenyl synthetase family protein, which produces MSTAPACLGHSRVAITPALRAAVDRLDHRSRHQAAYHLGWITAGGEPTSADAGKAVRPALALLSAQAVGAPPEVALPGAVAVELVHNFSLVHDDLMDGDEERRHRRTVWKLWGPSSAILTGDALLALAQEVLLDTGLPTAAPAARLLARTTRHLIRGQVQDLAFEQRAHVTVEECLDMAAGKTGALLSASAAIGAVLAGAPEATVDALALYGDQVGVAFQLVDDVLGIWGDPAVTGKPVHSDLRSRKKSLPVSYALNQDGPLSAELAAWLTAPGEPGEEELRRVAGLIEGAGGRDWALAEAARRMALAEEALRGAEVDAGVLDELLALGRFVVDREV; this is translated from the coding sequence GTGAGCACCGCTCCCGCCTGCCTCGGCCACAGCCGGGTCGCGATCACCCCGGCGCTGCGCGCCGCCGTCGACCGGCTCGACCACCGCTCACGCCACCAGGCGGCCTACCATCTCGGCTGGATCACCGCCGGGGGCGAGCCCACCAGCGCCGACGCCGGCAAGGCCGTACGGCCGGCGCTCGCGCTGCTGTCGGCCCAGGCGGTCGGCGCACCGCCCGAAGTGGCCCTGCCCGGCGCCGTCGCCGTCGAGCTCGTGCACAACTTCTCCCTGGTGCACGACGATCTGATGGACGGTGACGAGGAGCGCCGCCACCGGCGCACGGTGTGGAAGCTGTGGGGTCCCTCCAGCGCGATTCTGACCGGTGACGCGTTGCTGGCGCTCGCCCAGGAGGTGCTGCTGGACACCGGGCTGCCGACGGCGGCGCCCGCGGCCCGGCTGCTGGCGCGCACCACCCGGCATCTGATCCGCGGCCAGGTGCAGGACCTGGCCTTCGAGCAGCGCGCGCACGTCACGGTCGAGGAGTGCCTCGACATGGCCGCCGGCAAGACCGGCGCGCTGCTGTCGGCGAGCGCCGCGATCGGCGCGGTCCTCGCCGGGGCGCCGGAGGCGACGGTGGACGCGCTGGCGCTGTACGGGGACCAGGTCGGGGTCGCTTTCCAGCTCGTCGACGACGTCCTCGGCATCTGGGGGGACCCGGCCGTCACCGGCAAGCCGGTCCACTCCGATCTGCGCTCCCGCAAGAAGTCCCTGCCGGTGAGTTACGCGCTGAACCAGGACGGTCCGCTCAGCGCCGAGCTGGCCGCCTGGCTCACCGCGCCCGGCGAACCCGGTGAGGAGGAACTGCGGCGCGTGGCCGGCCTGATCGAGGGCGCCGGCGGCCGGGACTGGGCGCTGGCCGAGGCCGCGCGGCGGATGGCGCTGGCCGAGGAGGCGCTGCGCGGCGCCGAGGTGGACGCCGGCGTGCTGGACGAACTCCTCGCGCTCGGGCGGTTCGTCGTCGACCGCGAGGTCTGA
- a CDS encoding MarR family winged helix-turn-helix transcriptional regulator has protein sequence MTSTQRADGTTDLNVADLTRAIENFNRYYIRLPAVQKLSFTTLSVLDTLATSGPKRLTELARTEQISQPGLTQLVTRLERDGLVERRPDPADGRAVLVHITDSGRKIGQSRHEDRGRHLTPLIAQLTPAERQAIAAALPALTRLAQLGTEAGH, from the coding sequence GTGACATCTACTCAGCGTGCCGACGGCACAACCGACTTGAACGTCGCCGACCTCACCAGAGCGATCGAGAACTTCAACCGCTACTACATCCGGCTTCCCGCAGTGCAGAAGCTGTCGTTCACCACACTGTCCGTGCTGGACACGCTGGCCACCAGCGGTCCGAAACGGCTGACCGAACTCGCCAGGACCGAGCAGATCAGCCAGCCGGGGCTCACCCAGCTGGTCACCCGGCTCGAACGCGACGGCCTCGTCGAACGCCGACCCGACCCGGCCGACGGCCGCGCCGTCCTCGTCCACATCACCGACAGTGGCCGAAAGATCGGCCAGTCCCGGCACGAGGACCGGGGCCGTCACCTGACCCCGCTGATCGCCCAGCTGACCCCCGCGGAACGCCAGGCCATCGCCGCGGCCCTGCCGGCCCTGACCCGCCTGGCGCAGCTCGGCACCGAAGCCGGACACTAG
- the ptlE gene encoding neopentalenolactone/pentalenolactone D synthase: MREKYRRERDKRRFGRTYQFARGDFSRYARDPYTERQEREPLADEVDVAVVGAGIGGLLTGVHLRNETGLERIRLIDEAGDVGGTWYWNRFPGVRCDVESYIYMPLLEETGTIPTEKYATGPEILAHLQNIARTYGLYRDALFQTAVTELRWDESAGVWLVSTDRGDRFRARYVAMSIGLMHRPKLPALPGLETFAGHSFHTSRWDFGYTGGDSTGGLTKLQDKTVGVIGTGSTTVQLAPHLAEWAEQLVVFQRTPAAVDVRGNRPTPPGWADRLEPGWQQRRMENFHALTSGIPQDEDLVQDRWTQTTAKLAAAILPTGDTGGDPKERALAAERADFLKMEELRARIDSVVTDPATAAALKPYYRVYCKRPCFHDEYLQTFNRPNVTLVDTQGRGVERLTPAGVVANGREYPVDCLVFATGYEHEFAVPYTDRAGYDIVGRGGVKLSQKWADGARTLHGLQVHGFPNCFILSKVQAGRHVNIAYMLGEQTRHLAYIVKSVEERGHRVVEASEAGEKEWVEEILRLASNDLDFLENCTPGLYNNEGDPSGLPLLNSSYGGGSVEFVNILRRWREAGDLAGLDLR, encoded by the coding sequence GTGAGGGAGAAGTACCGGCGGGAACGCGACAAGCGCCGCTTCGGCCGCACCTACCAGTTCGCGCGCGGTGACTTCAGCCGCTACGCGCGCGACCCCTACACCGAGCGGCAGGAGCGCGAGCCGCTTGCCGACGAGGTGGACGTCGCCGTCGTCGGCGCCGGCATCGGCGGCCTGCTGACCGGCGTCCATCTGCGCAACGAGACCGGCCTTGAGCGGATCCGGCTGATCGACGAGGCCGGCGACGTCGGCGGCACCTGGTACTGGAACCGGTTCCCCGGGGTCAGGTGCGACGTCGAGAGCTACATCTACATGCCGCTGCTCGAGGAGACCGGCACGATACCCACCGAGAAGTACGCCACCGGGCCCGAGATCCTCGCCCACCTGCAGAACATCGCCCGCACGTACGGCCTGTACCGCGACGCCCTGTTCCAGACCGCCGTCACCGAGCTGCGCTGGGACGAGTCCGCCGGGGTGTGGCTGGTGAGCACGGACCGCGGGGATCGGTTCCGGGCCCGGTACGTGGCCATGTCGATCGGTCTGATGCACCGGCCCAAACTCCCCGCGCTGCCGGGCCTGGAGACGTTCGCCGGGCACTCCTTCCACACCAGCCGCTGGGACTTCGGCTACACCGGCGGCGACAGCACCGGCGGCCTGACCAAGCTGCAGGACAAGACGGTCGGTGTCATCGGCACCGGCTCGACGACCGTCCAGCTCGCCCCGCACCTCGCGGAGTGGGCCGAGCAGCTCGTCGTCTTCCAGCGCACCCCGGCCGCGGTCGACGTCCGCGGCAACCGGCCCACCCCGCCCGGCTGGGCGGACCGCCTCGAACCGGGCTGGCAGCAGCGCCGGATGGAGAACTTCCACGCGCTGACCTCCGGCATCCCGCAGGACGAGGACCTGGTCCAGGACCGCTGGACGCAGACCACGGCCAAGCTGGCCGCCGCGATCCTGCCCACCGGCGACACGGGGGGCGACCCGAAGGAGCGGGCGCTCGCCGCCGAACGGGCGGACTTCCTCAAGATGGAGGAGCTGCGCGCCCGCATCGACAGCGTCGTCACCGACCCCGCGACCGCGGCCGCCCTCAAGCCGTACTACCGCGTGTACTGCAAGCGGCCCTGCTTCCACGACGAGTACCTGCAGACCTTCAACCGGCCCAACGTGACCCTGGTCGACACCCAGGGGCGAGGCGTGGAGCGGCTCACCCCGGCCGGGGTGGTCGCGAACGGCCGGGAGTACCCGGTGGACTGCCTGGTCTTCGCCACCGGCTACGAGCACGAGTTCGCCGTCCCGTACACCGACCGCGCCGGCTACGACATCGTCGGCCGCGGCGGCGTGAAGCTGTCGCAGAAGTGGGCGGACGGGGCCCGCACCCTGCACGGACTCCAGGTGCACGGCTTCCCCAACTGCTTCATCCTGTCCAAGGTCCAGGCCGGCCGGCACGTCAACATCGCCTACATGCTGGGCGAGCAGACCCGGCACCTGGCGTACATCGTCAAGTCCGTGGAGGAGCGCGGCCACCGGGTCGTGGAGGCCTCCGAGGCCGGCGAGAAGGAATGGGTGGAGGAGATCCTCCGGCTCGCCAGCAACGACCTCGACTTCCTGGAGAACTGCACGCCCGGCCTCTACAACAACGAGGGCGACCCGAGCGGACTCCCGCTGCTCAACTCCAGTTACGGCGGCGGCTCGGTGGAGTTCGTGAACATCCTCAGGCGATGGCGCGAGGCGGGCGACCTCGCGGGCCTCGACCTGCGCTGA
- the ptlH gene encoding 1-deoxypentalenic acid 11-beta-hydroxylase, giving the protein MTDTFGDYVDCTPLLDDREALDRFYDEHGYLYLRGVLDGELVRTAAEQMLEGLVALGHAAPGTTLDTLAIDSFEAVDEVAMHDYVKYDDLWNHPSSLKVWEKVFGEPVFVFRSTTIRYYPSAAGSAEPSFLTPLHQDGFYIGPNKDFRTAWIPLLATTRAIGGVAVADGSHRKGPREHVVTENFRRFGHPVRGIPAEEFGADEQLLFSPMEPGDVLLFHAFMCHKSIPNVSANPAGMRMSMDTRIQPASSHRGFNALTPWPESAKDASKGIMSKITGTPTTVE; this is encoded by the coding sequence ATGACGGACACCTTCGGCGACTACGTCGACTGCACGCCCTTACTCGACGACCGTGAGGCCCTCGACCGGTTCTACGACGAGCACGGCTACCTCTATCTGCGCGGTGTCCTGGACGGTGAGCTGGTGCGGACCGCCGCCGAGCAGATGCTCGAGGGTCTGGTCGCGCTCGGCCACGCCGCACCCGGCACCACCCTCGACACCCTCGCCATCGACTCCTTCGAGGCGGTCGACGAGGTGGCGATGCACGACTACGTCAAGTACGACGACCTGTGGAACCACCCCTCGAGCCTCAAGGTCTGGGAGAAGGTGTTCGGCGAGCCCGTCTTCGTGTTCAGGTCGACGACGATCCGCTACTACCCCTCCGCCGCGGGCTCCGCGGAGCCGAGCTTTCTGACGCCGCTGCACCAGGACGGCTTCTACATAGGCCCGAACAAGGACTTCCGTACCGCCTGGATACCGCTGCTGGCGACGACCCGCGCCATAGGCGGGGTCGCCGTCGCCGACGGCAGCCACAGGAAGGGGCCGCGCGAGCACGTCGTCACCGAGAACTTCCGCCGCTTCGGCCACCCTGTGCGCGGTATCCCGGCGGAGGAGTTCGGCGCGGACGAGCAGCTGCTGTTCTCGCCGATGGAGCCGGGTGACGTGCTCCTCTTCCACGCCTTCATGTGCCACAAGTCCATCCCGAACGTCTCGGCGAACCCGGCGGGCATGCGGATGTCGATGGACACCCGCATCCAGCCCGCCTCCTCGCACCGCGGGTTCAACGCGCTGACCCCGTGGCCGGAGTCCGCGAAGGACGCCTCCAAGGGGATCATGTCGAAGATCACCGGCACCCCCACCACCGTCGAGTGA
- the ptlD gene encoding neopentalenolactone/pentalenolactone F synthase: MDVTPIPGAAFGAVVHGAQVTGEMDDTQVEEVWAALDAHLVLVFRGHDRPSCDQFLAFGRRFGYIPKTGLTSGAHPDHNEILIVSNLVEDGRKIGVGDAEWMGWHTDYSFRPRVSQLGFLEAVEVPSSGGGETLFTDMYALYESLSPEERRRLHSYRVRHALRTGYEETIEEELQREVSLGEGAEEIQPEDGTSTIHPLIARNPRTGRRSVYVSTLNTQRIVDLAPADSRKLLDELLSHAGKPRYTYVHTWQPGDIVMWDQLGTIHAKQAFDPAERRVMRQVVSIFDDPAGPWRTEVAA; this comes from the coding sequence ATGGACGTAACGCCGATACCCGGCGCCGCTTTCGGCGCCGTCGTGCACGGCGCCCAGGTCACCGGCGAGATGGACGACACCCAGGTGGAGGAGGTCTGGGCGGCGCTCGACGCGCACCTCGTCCTGGTCTTCCGCGGCCACGACCGGCCCTCCTGCGACCAGTTCCTGGCCTTCGGCCGCCGCTTCGGGTACATCCCGAAGACCGGCCTGACCAGCGGCGCGCACCCCGACCACAACGAGATCCTGATCGTCTCCAACCTGGTGGAGGACGGCCGCAAGATCGGTGTCGGCGACGCCGAGTGGATGGGCTGGCACACCGACTACTCCTTCCGGCCCCGGGTCTCCCAGCTCGGCTTCCTGGAGGCCGTGGAGGTGCCGTCCTCCGGCGGCGGGGAGACCCTGTTCACCGACATGTACGCCCTGTACGAGTCGCTGTCGCCCGAGGAGCGCCGGCGCCTGCACTCCTACCGGGTCCGCCACGCCCTGCGCACCGGGTACGAGGAGACCATCGAGGAGGAGCTGCAGCGCGAGGTGTCCCTCGGCGAGGGCGCCGAGGAGATCCAGCCCGAGGACGGCACCTCCACCATCCACCCGCTCATCGCCCGCAATCCGCGCACCGGCCGCCGGTCGGTGTACGTCAGCACCCTGAACACGCAGCGGATCGTGGACCTCGCCCCCGCCGACAGCCGCAAACTGCTCGACGAGCTGCTGTCGCACGCGGGCAAGCCCCGGTACACCTACGTCCACACCTGGCAGCCCGGGGACATCGTGATGTGGGACCAGCTCGGCACCATCCACGCCAAGCAGGCCTTCGACCCGGCCGAACGCCGCGTCATGCGCCAGGTCGTCAGCATCTTCGACGACCCGGCCGGGCCCTGGCGCACGGAGGTGGCCGCGTGA
- the penM gene encoding pentalenolactone synthase — protein MKELPRLPFDNPDVLGIAPQMRALQQEGPITRVRTTGEDAWLITRYDEVRALLADRRLGLSDPRPQGSAKSAARAFMVALMAGDDHDTETVRHTRMRQLLVPRFSTRRMRLMKGRIEHHVDDLLDQLAAGTPPVDLHRALSFPLPTMVVCDLLGVPLADRERFGQWARGTFDQSDNQHAANTFQQVVDYMTELVARKRTEPGDDILSELIAEDDGALSDAEIAQLGNAVLLFGYETTIVRIDLGTLLLLRNPAQRALLAENPDLAPAAVEEILRLGVGGKGSNAIIPRYAHSDITVGETVIRTGDAVMLAIGAANIDSRAFPDSDLFDLGRHKPKSHLAFGHGVRHCIGRTLARIELTAVFERLFCRLPGLRLAVPEESLCWQEHRITGGFDEIPVTF, from the coding sequence ATGAAGGAACTTCCGCGGTTACCTTTCGACAATCCGGACGTGCTCGGCATCGCGCCCCAGATGCGTGCACTGCAGCAGGAGGGGCCGATCACCAGGGTGCGGACCACCGGTGAGGACGCCTGGCTGATCACCCGCTACGACGAGGTGCGGGCACTGCTCGCCGACCGCCGGCTCGGTCTCAGCGATCCCAGGCCGCAAGGATCGGCCAAGAGCGCGGCCAGGGCCTTCATGGTCGCGCTGATGGCCGGGGACGACCACGACACCGAGACCGTCAGGCACACGCGGATGCGCCAGCTGCTCGTGCCCCGGTTCTCCACGCGCCGCATGCGGCTGATGAAGGGCCGGATCGAGCATCACGTGGACGACCTGCTCGACCAGTTGGCGGCCGGCACTCCGCCGGTCGACCTGCACCGTGCGCTGTCGTTTCCGCTGCCGACCATGGTGGTCTGTGATCTGCTCGGCGTGCCGCTGGCCGACCGGGAGCGGTTCGGGCAGTGGGCGAGGGGCACCTTCGACCAGAGCGACAACCAGCATGCGGCGAACACCTTTCAGCAGGTGGTCGACTACATGACGGAGCTGGTGGCGCGCAAGCGCACCGAGCCGGGCGACGACATCCTGTCGGAGCTGATCGCCGAGGACGACGGCGCGCTGTCCGACGCCGAGATCGCCCAGCTGGGCAACGCGGTACTGCTGTTCGGCTACGAGACCACCATCGTGCGTATCGACCTGGGCACGCTGCTGCTGTTGCGCAACCCGGCACAGCGTGCGCTGCTGGCGGAGAATCCGGACCTCGCGCCGGCCGCCGTCGAGGAGATCCTGCGTCTGGGCGTGGGCGGGAAGGGATCCAACGCGATCATTCCCCGCTACGCGCACAGCGACATCACCGTCGGCGAGACGGTGATCCGGACCGGGGACGCGGTGATGCTGGCCATCGGCGCGGCCAACATCGACAGCCGGGCGTTCCCCGACAGCGACCTGTTCGACCTGGGCCGGCACAAGCCCAAGTCCCATCTGGCGTTCGGGCACGGCGTGCGGCACTGCATCGGCCGCACCCTGGCCCGGATCGAGCTGACCGCGGTGTTCGAGCGGCTGTTTTGCAGACTGCCCGGCCTGCGCCTGGCGGTACCCGAGGAGTCGCTGTGCTGGCAGGAGCACCGGATCACCGGCGGGTTCGATGAAATCCCCGTCACCTTCTGA
- the ptlF gene encoding 1-deoxy-11-beta-hydroxypentalenate dehydrogenase, giving the protein MHLQARAAVVTGAASGIGLALSARFARAGAAVVMADVDGDALHRRSAELAAQGADVTAVTADLTDPDAVERLADTAFGVLGDVDVVCNNAGVLGPVGRPLWEVPLERMRQVFEVNHWAHVLVARAFVPRLLARGRPAHLVHTASMSAFVVGAGSAAYAASKHADLAVARSLRADLRGTGVRVSVLCPGRVDTPMVQGLTAPRGAGGATSVSAEDVAGLVWEALGSDRFYLFSNPDAPLRLCDQFDDVWRHVSLPPPSPEEELWPAPKATTEARKHRPSTWRR; this is encoded by the coding sequence GTGCACCTACAGGCAAGAGCAGCGGTGGTGACCGGCGCGGCCAGCGGTATCGGTCTCGCCCTCAGCGCCCGCTTCGCCCGGGCCGGCGCCGCGGTGGTCATGGCGGACGTCGACGGCGACGCCCTGCACCGCCGGTCCGCCGAGCTGGCCGCGCAGGGCGCCGACGTCACCGCCGTGACCGCCGACCTGACCGACCCGGACGCCGTCGAACGGCTCGCGGACACGGCGTTCGGGGTGCTCGGCGACGTCGACGTGGTGTGCAACAACGCCGGAGTCCTCGGTCCCGTGGGCCGGCCTCTGTGGGAGGTGCCGCTGGAGCGGATGCGGCAGGTGTTCGAGGTGAACCACTGGGCGCACGTCCTGGTGGCCCGTGCCTTCGTTCCCCGGCTGCTGGCGCGCGGCCGGCCCGCCCATCTGGTCCACACCGCCTCGATGTCCGCGTTCGTCGTCGGTGCGGGCAGCGCCGCCTACGCCGCCTCCAAGCACGCCGATCTCGCGGTGGCCCGCAGTCTGCGCGCCGACCTGCGGGGCACCGGGGTGCGGGTGTCGGTGCTGTGTCCCGGCCGGGTCGACACCCCCATGGTGCAGGGCCTGACGGCTCCGCGCGGTGCGGGCGGCGCCACCTCGGTCAGCGCCGAGGACGTCGCCGGCCTCGTGTGGGAGGCCCTGGGCTCCGACCGTTTCTACCTCTTCAGCAACCCCGACGCCCCGCTGCGGCTGTGCGACCAGTTCGACGACGTATGGCGTCATGTTTCCCTTCCGCCCCCTTCCCCCGAGGAGGAGCTGTGGCCCGCGCCGAAAGCGACGACCGAAGCGAGGAAACACCGGCCATCGACCTGGAGGCGGTGA
- the ptlA gene encoding pentalenene synthase: MPQDVDFHIPLPSRQSPDHARADAEQLAWPRSLGLIKSEAAAERHLRGGYADLASRFYPHATGADLDLGVDLMSWFFLFDDLFDGPRGENPEEAKQLTDAVAAALDGPLPDSAPLIAHGFADIWRRTCEGMTPAWCARSARHWRSYFAGYVDEAESRFWDTPYNSAAQYLAVRRQTIGVQPTVDLAERAGRFEVPHRVFDSAVLCAMLQIAVDVNLLLNDIASLEKEEARGEQNNMVMILRREHGWSKDRSVAHIQSEVRVRLEQYLLLESCLPRLADIYRLDEGERVALERYRDDAVRTVIRGSYDWHRSSGRYDAEFALAAGAQGYLEELGSTAR, from the coding sequence ATGCCCCAGGACGTCGACTTCCACATACCCCTGCCGAGCCGGCAGAGCCCGGATCACGCCCGCGCCGACGCCGAGCAGCTCGCCTGGCCGCGCTCGCTCGGGCTGATCAAGTCCGAGGCGGCGGCCGAGCGCCATCTGCGCGGCGGCTACGCCGACCTGGCCTCCCGCTTCTACCCCCACGCCACCGGCGCCGACCTGGACCTGGGCGTCGACCTGATGTCGTGGTTCTTCCTCTTCGACGACCTCTTCGACGGACCGCGCGGCGAGAACCCCGAGGAGGCCAAACAGCTCACCGACGCGGTCGCGGCGGCGCTGGACGGCCCCCTGCCCGACAGCGCGCCCCTCATCGCCCACGGCTTCGCCGACATCTGGCGGCGCACCTGCGAGGGCATGACACCCGCCTGGTGCGCGCGCAGCGCCCGGCACTGGCGCAGTTACTTCGCCGGCTACGTCGACGAGGCGGAGAGCCGCTTCTGGGACACGCCGTACAACTCGGCCGCCCAGTACCTGGCCGTGCGCCGGCAGACCATCGGGGTGCAGCCGACGGTCGACCTGGCCGAGCGCGCGGGCCGCTTCGAGGTGCCGCACCGGGTCTTCGACAGCGCCGTGCTCTGCGCGATGCTCCAGATCGCCGTCGACGTCAATCTGCTGCTCAACGACATCGCCTCGCTGGAGAAGGAAGAGGCCCGCGGCGAGCAGAACAACATGGTCATGATCCTGCGCCGGGAGCACGGCTGGTCCAAGGACCGCAGCGTCGCCCACATCCAGAGCGAGGTGCGCGTCCGCCTGGAGCAGTACCTCCTGCTGGAGTCCTGCCTGCCGCGGCTCGCCGACATCTACCGGCTCGACGAGGGCGAGCGCGTGGCCCTGGAGCGCTACCGCGACGACGCCGTGCGCACCGTGATCCGCGGCTCCTACGACTGGCACCGCTCCTCGGGCCGCTACGACGCCGAGTTCGCGCTCGCCGCCGGCGCCCAGGGCTACCTGGAGGAACTCGGCAGCACGGCCCGCTAG